From Solidesulfovibrio carbinoliphilus subsp. oakridgensis, the proteins below share one genomic window:
- the istB gene encoding IS21-like element helper ATPase IstB produces the protein MNPMPALEPALKQLRLSGILDSMEVRNKQAIEDGLSHVEFLAMLIQDEVARREQKKFSLRVRRAGFRSEKTLESFDFSYNPSVNKALILDLATCRFLEEKAPVLIVGPCGTGKSHTAQALGHAAARNGYEVLFTPIGKLLGMLQAAKATNTYDRKLSTLAKTDLLIIDDFGLKPFKSSEDEDFHDLIAERYERCATVITSNLDFAEWGEAFNNKLLGAATLDRIRHGAYKVILEGRSYRSSREEAALKNLIAGAEENT, from the coding sequence ATGAACCCTATGCCAGCGCTCGAACCCGCGCTCAAGCAACTCCGTCTCTCCGGCATCCTGGATTCCATGGAGGTCCGCAACAAACAAGCCATCGAGGACGGCCTGTCACACGTGGAGTTCCTGGCCATGCTGATCCAGGACGAGGTGGCCCGCCGGGAACAGAAGAAGTTCTCACTGCGTGTCCGCCGTGCCGGTTTTCGCAGCGAAAAGACCTTGGAAAGCTTCGACTTCAGCTACAATCCGTCCGTCAATAAGGCGCTGATCCTGGACTTGGCCACCTGCCGCTTTCTGGAGGAAAAGGCCCCGGTGCTCATCGTCGGTCCCTGCGGCACTGGCAAGAGCCATACCGCCCAGGCCCTTGGCCATGCCGCCGCCAGAAACGGCTACGAGGTGCTCTTTACGCCTATCGGCAAGCTCCTGGGGATGCTCCAAGCGGCTAAGGCGACCAACACCTATGACAGAAAATTGTCCACCCTGGCCAAGACGGACCTGCTCATCATCGACGACTTCGGTTTGAAACCCTTTAAATCCTCTGAGGATGAGGATTTTCACGACCTGATCGCCGAGCGCTATGAGCGCTGCGCAACGGTCATCACCAGCAACCTGGACTTCGCCGAATGGGGGGAGGCTTTCAACAATAAACTGCTGGGGGCGGCGACCTTGGACCGGATTAGGCATGGAGCCTACAAGGTCATTCTTGAAGGAAGGAGCTATCGAAGCTCCCGAGAGGAAGCGGCGCTCAAAAACCTCATTGCCGGTGCGGAGGAAAACACCTAA
- a CDS encoding recombinase family protein, which produces MSGQTIAYRRASTLEQNTDRQLPDMAFDREFQDKCSGSTTNRPGLKACLDFIRDGDTLVVHSMDRLARNLVDLLALVKDLTKRGVSVRFHKEGLLFTGEPNPMQDLQLAVMGAVAEFELALIRERQREGVAAAKRAGKHCGRKATLTPVQVREVLERIEAGEDKSALAKAFGVSRGTIYNVIAKAK; this is translated from the coding sequence ATGTCCGGCCAGACCATCGCCTACCGTCGCGCATCCACGCTCGAACAGAACACCGACCGCCAGCTTCCCGACATGGCCTTCGACCGGGAGTTCCAGGACAAGTGCTCCGGATCGACCACCAACCGCCCTGGCCTCAAGGCCTGTCTGGACTTCATCCGCGATGGCGACACCCTGGTGGTCCACTCCATGGATCGGCTGGCCCGGAACCTCGTCGACCTGCTGGCCCTGGTGAAGGACCTGACCAAGCGCGGCGTCAGCGTCCGCTTTCACAAGGAAGGCCTGCTCTTCACCGGAGAACCCAACCCGATGCAGGACCTCCAATTGGCCGTTATGGGGGCCGTAGCCGAGTTCGAGCTTGCCCTGATCCGTGAACGGCAGCGGGAGGGCGTGGCTGCGGCGAAACGGGCCGGCAAGCACTGCGGACGAAAGGCCACGCTCACGCCTGTCCAGGTCCGGGAAGTCCTGGAGCGGATCGAGGCCGGCGAGGACAAGTCCGCCCTTGCAAAGGCCTTCGGGGTATCGCGGGGGACGATTTACAACGTGATAGCCAAGGCCAAGTAG
- a CDS encoding type II toxin-antitoxin system RelB/DinJ family antitoxin produces MTANAVVRARVNEKIKEDATVVLASMGLTVSDAFRMLLVRIATEKALPFDPLIPNEETIEAMNAARRGELTTVGKPENLLASLNA; encoded by the coding sequence ATGACCGCGAACGCTGTTGTCCGGGCACGTGTCAACGAAAAGATCAAGGAAGACGCTACGGTAGTGCTGGCCTCAATGGGGCTCACAGTCTCCGATGCCTTCCGGATGCTGTTGGTCCGCATCGCCACGGAAAAGGCTCTGCCCTTCGATCCGCTTATCCCGAATGAGGAAACGATTGAGGCCATGAACGCGGCGCGGCGAGGCGAATTGACGACGGTGGGAAAGCCGGAAAATCTGTTGGCGTCTCTCAATGCGTGA
- a CDS encoding helix-turn-helix transcriptional regulator gives MGYKRSRFLDLVRQGVFPKPVKLGGRAVAWPESVVDDLVDRLVAGKGATHE, from the coding sequence ATAGGCTACAAACGTAGCCGCTTCCTCGATCTGGTCCGCCAAGGCGTGTTCCCTAAGCCCGTAAAGTTGGGGGGGCGCGCCGTGGCATGGCCTGAGTCCGTCGTTGACGATTTGGTGGATCGGCTGGTGGCCGGCAAGGGGGCTACCCATGAGTAG
- a CDS encoding helix-turn-helix domain-containing protein gives MSSTQKKQNPAGGPGFAKNSNEDGDKTLVHNNSADFNDNSASAQRSRMLAALHKGPVSTLKARREYDILHPAARVLELRARGHLIDTVPTDDFTSEGKPHRVALYLYRGMKGAE, from the coding sequence ATGAGTAGTACCCAGAAAAAGCAAAACCCGGCTGGGGGGCCGGGCTTCGCAAAAAACTCGAATGAAGATGGTGACAAGACCCTTGTACATAACAATTCCGCCGACTTCAACGACAATTCCGCCTCGGCCCAACGGTCCAGGATGCTGGCCGCCTTGCACAAAGGCCCTGTTTCGACCCTCAAAGCGCGTCGGGAATACGATATCCTTCACCCTGCTGCACGGGTTTTGGAGCTTCGCGCACGCGGGCATTTGATTGACACGGTACCGACCGATGACTTCACGTCTGAAGGTAAGCCCCACCGTGTCGCCCTGTACCTCTATCGGGGCATGAAGGGGGCGGAATGA
- a CDS encoding methyl-accepting chemotaxis protein: MHRVSIKWLLMTLGIASVVGASLTVMLLYLQQDRTVGYLEKIGAVDGPLLFHLQDLYAQGLQNEQAARNVLLNPKDQKARDNFDNADKSFRAALAASSALAKEDVARSLEGILPQWNASHALKIKLMDMAVAGDTARAVEVLNIEETPLWRTIKQTVLTLVAGQQEVSKANLKAIEAEEGAVFRIFLTMAVISVLLLMALIIFLLKGVSRGASSIIDYAQTIGAGDFTKKPATGLPREFGVMAGSLLEMVRYLENSLGYYQGIIRGMATPFVVVDVRENLLLTNDSLMALLEQSGRPEDYYGQNVAGFFYGEPGRKTVLGTAMAEGRTIRKEVELVSRKGSRRNVLIDASPLYNAINGTLMGALCVYSDFTELRRREAMMFEQTDRMRDTAREAKGIADNLAREIEDLTRRVDSVEHGAMEQKDRIGETAAAMDAMNVTVLDVAKNAAAADALAEAAREKAAMGADMVSGVVEAIRNVNRLADELRRDMGELGGQAEGIGKIMGVIADIADQTNLLALNAAIEAARAGDAGRGFAVVADEVRKLAEKTMTATKDVAGFITAMQQSARKNIDKTDETTTAIQHGTRKANESGEMLQEIVGIVARTSDQIRSMATAAEEQSATSEEIRRATEEINRIAVETLDAMAASARAVAALGGQARGLESVVSGLESDNRAIAG, encoded by the coding sequence ATGCATCGCGTAAGCATAAAATGGTTGTTGATGACGCTTGGCATCGCCAGTGTGGTCGGGGCGTCGCTGACGGTGATGTTGCTGTATCTGCAACAAGATCGGACAGTCGGGTATTTGGAGAAAATAGGAGCCGTTGACGGCCCGCTGCTCTTTCATCTCCAGGATCTCTACGCCCAGGGACTGCAAAATGAACAGGCCGCCCGCAACGTGCTGCTCAATCCCAAGGATCAGAAGGCCCGGGATAATTTCGACAATGCGGATAAAAGTTTTCGAGCGGCTCTGGCCGCCTCCTCCGCCCTGGCCAAAGAGGATGTTGCGCGGAGTCTGGAGGGAATCCTGCCGCAGTGGAATGCCAGCCATGCGCTCAAGATCAAGCTTATGGACATGGCTGTGGCCGGGGATACGGCCCGGGCCGTGGAAGTGCTCAACATCGAGGAAACGCCGCTTTGGCGCACCATCAAGCAAACCGTCCTGACCCTTGTCGCCGGTCAGCAGGAAGTCTCAAAGGCCAACCTCAAGGCCATTGAGGCCGAAGAAGGGGCGGTCTTCCGTATTTTTCTCACGATGGCCGTCATCTCGGTCCTCTTGCTCATGGCCCTGATCATTTTTCTGCTCAAGGGCGTCAGCCGGGGGGCGTCGTCCATCATCGACTATGCCCAAACCATCGGCGCGGGCGATTTCACGAAAAAGCCGGCAACGGGCCTGCCCCGGGAATTCGGCGTCATGGCCGGTTCGCTCCTCGAAATGGTTCGCTACCTGGAAAATTCGCTGGGCTACTATCAGGGCATCATCAGGGGCATGGCCACGCCGTTTGTGGTGGTCGACGTCCGGGAGAACCTGCTGCTTACCAACGACAGCCTCATGGCGCTCCTGGAACAGTCGGGGCGTCCCGAGGACTACTACGGGCAAAACGTGGCCGGATTTTTCTACGGCGAACCGGGCCGCAAGACCGTGCTCGGCACGGCCATGGCCGAAGGCCGGACCATCCGCAAGGAGGTGGAGCTGGTCTCCCGCAAGGGCAGCCGCAGAAACGTCCTGATCGACGCCTCGCCGCTTTATAACGCCATCAACGGAACGCTTATGGGCGCGTTGTGCGTCTATTCCGATTTCACGGAACTGCGCCGCCGCGAAGCCATGATGTTCGAGCAGACCGACCGGATGCGCGACACGGCCCGGGAGGCCAAGGGCATTGCCGACAATCTGGCCCGCGAGATCGAGGACCTGACCCGGCGCGTCGATTCCGTCGAGCACGGGGCCATGGAGCAGAAGGACCGTATCGGCGAGACGGCCGCGGCCATGGACGCCATGAACGTCACGGTCCTGGACGTGGCCAAAAACGCGGCCGCGGCCGACGCCCTGGCCGAGGCTGCCCGGGAAAAGGCCGCCATGGGCGCGGACATGGTGTCCGGCGTGGTGGAGGCCATCCGCAACGTCAACCGTCTGGCCGATGAGCTGCGCCGGGACATGGGCGAGCTTGGGGGGCAGGCCGAAGGCATCGGCAAGATCATGGGCGTCATCGCCGACATCGCGGACCAGACCAATCTCTTGGCGCTCAATGCCGCCATCGAGGCGGCCCGGGCCGGGGATGCCGGCCGAGGGTTTGCCGTGGTCGCGGACGAGGTCAGGAAGCTGGCCGAGAAGACCATGACCGCCACCAAGGATGTGGCCGGCTTCATCACGGCCATGCAGCAAAGCGCCCGCAAAAACATCGACAAGACCGACGAGACCACCACCGCCATCCAGCACGGCACCCGAAAAGCGAACGAGTCAGGGGAAATGCTCCAGGAGATCGTGGGGATCGTGGCCCGGACCTCGGATCAGATCCGGTCCATGGCCACGGCCGCCGAGGAACAGTCGGCCACTTCCGAGGAAATACGCCGGGCCACGGAGGAAATTAACCGCATTGCCGTGGAAACCCTGGATGCCATGGCCGCCTCGGCCCGAGCCGTGGCGGCCCTTGGCGGGCAGGCCAGGGGCCTTGAGTCCGTTGTTTCCGGCCTTGAATCCGACAACCGGGCGATCGCCGGTTGA
- a CDS encoding KilA-N domain-containing protein has protein sequence MSGGHKTKQPSNFLSQAAIADFIKEIANKEQSWISRIVISRRGGKLPGTFAHWQIALAYAKWLSPALHMQVNEIYARYKAGDATLAEEVIDRVENPEDLLRIERRARAASQYKRLSSVVFNNGGGQSQKLKIQPSAKRGGSIAERSNARKACPILSILKVLKRPEYLLSPQLGDIALSMGGHLVSMRGHFLRKGINCGTGGCQLGDASKNPKPSRNRRSHRLHRLDRASSPRHEGGRPRCLPVLW, from the coding sequence GTGTCTGGTGGTCATAAGACCAAACAGCCTTCCAATTTTCTCTCTCAGGCGGCCATTGCCGATTTCATCAAAGAAATCGCTAATAAAGAGCAATCCTGGATTTCCAGGATTGTCATCTCGCGCCGTGGGGGTAAGCTCCCCGGCACCTTCGCTCACTGGCAGATCGCCCTGGCCTACGCCAAATGGCTCTCCCCGGCCCTGCACATGCAGGTCAACGAGATCTACGCCCGGTACAAGGCCGGCGATGCCACTCTGGCCGAGGAAGTGATCGACCGGGTCGAGAACCCGGAGGATCTCCTGCGGATCGAACGGCGGGCACGGGCCGCGTCCCAATACAAGCGCCTGTCGTCGGTGGTGTTCAACAACGGCGGGGGACAGAGCCAGAAGCTCAAGATCCAGCCATCAGCCAAAAGAGGTGGAAGCATCGCCGAACGCAGCAACGCAAGGAAGGCATGCCCTATTCTTTCTATTCTAAAAGTCCTGAAAAGACCTGAATACCTACTTAGTCCTCAACTAGGGGACATTGCACTGTCAATGGGGGGACATTTGGTGTCAATGAGGGGACACTTTTTGCGGAAGGGTATCAATTGCGGGACAGGTGGGTGTCAATTAGGGGACGCCTCTAAAAATCCGAAGCCCTCCCGGAATCGAAGGAGCCATCGGCTTCACCGTCTGGATCGTGCGTCCAGCCCACGGCATGAAGGCGGACGCCCCAGATGCCTTCCCGTTCTCTGGTGA
- a CDS encoding helix-turn-helix domain-containing protein: MTVDPQPSRYTENFYKLPKELLTEKTSPFRKIHHSARSVFLHIAVHSNKEGFAFPSQQTIAEQTALAIGTVKSSVEALIAVDLLLREEVGHRPTSHYRYWVDKPTKRENMIFVYKDLVLSPEWTKLSPAARSLYLGMRVRARNNDFGDETDEAFRWREVDYCQSKQADLLRWSGVSRSKFGALVASLEEGGVITREREGIWGVRLHAVGWTHDPDGEADGSFDSGRASDF; this comes from the coding sequence ATGACCGTTGACCCCCAACCATCGCGCTACACCGAAAACTTCTACAAGCTGCCAAAGGAGTTGCTGACAGAGAAGACGTCCCCATTCCGCAAGATCCACCACTCGGCCCGGAGCGTCTTCCTGCACATCGCCGTCCATAGCAACAAAGAGGGGTTCGCGTTTCCGAGCCAGCAGACGATTGCCGAACAGACTGCCCTCGCTATCGGCACCGTCAAATCCTCAGTGGAAGCACTGATTGCCGTGGACCTTCTCTTGCGTGAGGAAGTAGGCCACCGTCCAACCAGTCACTACAGATACTGGGTCGACAAGCCGACAAAAAGAGAGAACATGATCTTTGTTTACAAGGACTTGGTCCTGTCCCCGGAGTGGACCAAACTCAGCCCGGCCGCCCGTTCGCTGTATCTCGGGATGCGGGTCCGGGCGCGAAACAATGATTTCGGGGATGAGACCGACGAAGCTTTCAGGTGGCGCGAGGTGGACTACTGCCAGAGCAAGCAAGCCGATTTGCTGCGCTGGTCGGGCGTGTCCCGCTCGAAGTTCGGGGCGTTGGTGGCTTCCCTGGAAGAAGGCGGGGTCATCACCAGAGAACGGGAAGGCATCTGGGGCGTCCGCCTTCATGCCGTGGGCTGGACGCACGATCCAGACGGTGAAGCCGATGGCTCCTTCGATTCCGGGAGGGCTTCGGATTTTTAG
- a CDS encoding cyclic nucleotide-binding domain-containing protein yields the protein MEIAQTETDKAAIAARLDGLKLGAAFTWEEIRVLAGYLREKVFPAATVIIQEGRKATSLAFLEEGVVTIQKEDTGQPERHIIDLSRDAVIGEIAFFDSEPRSATVVAKTDVRLLVMTREHFDALAEAHPHLAIKVLFYIGRVLSRRLRQVTGRFVGLLA from the coding sequence ATGGAGATCGCCCAGACCGAAACGGACAAGGCCGCCATTGCCGCGCGCCTCGACGGCCTGAAGCTCGGGGCCGCCTTCACCTGGGAGGAAATCCGGGTCCTGGCCGGCTACCTGCGGGAAAAAGTCTTTCCCGCCGCGACCGTCATCATCCAGGAGGGCAGAAAGGCCACGTCCCTGGCCTTTCTCGAGGAGGGGGTGGTGACCATCCAGAAGGAGGACACCGGCCAGCCGGAACGCCATATCATCGACCTGAGCCGGGACGCAGTGATCGGAGAGATCGCCTTTTTCGACAGCGAACCCCGTTCGGCCACGGTGGTGGCCAAAACGGACGTCCGCCTCCTGGTCATGACCCGGGAACACTTCGACGCCCTGGCCGAAGCCCATCCGCATCTGGCCATCAAGGTGCTCTTCTACATCGGCCGGGTCCTCAGTCGCCGATTGCGCCAGGTGACGGGGCGATTCGTCGGCCTGCTGGCCTAG
- a CDS encoding type II toxin-antitoxin system YafQ family toxin, translated as MREVRYTGRFKRDYKREKSGRHGKDLDDLLPAIVALLAADVPLPVLNRDHSLTGDWCDHRDCHIRPDLVLIYRKTQDGFLDLVRLGSHSELGL; from the coding sequence ATGCGTGAAGTCCGGTACACAGGGCGCTTCAAACGCGACTACAAACGGGAGAAGTCCGGGCGGCACGGCAAAGACCTCGACGACTTGCTTCCGGCAATCGTTGCCCTTCTGGCAGCAGATGTACCGCTTCCAGTCTTGAACCGTGATCATTCTCTCACTGGCGATTGGTGTGACCATCGAGATTGCCATATCAGGCCAGACCTTGTGCTGATATATCGTAAAACGCAAGATGGATTCCTTGACCTCGTACGTCTTGGATCGCATAGCGAACTTGGGCTTTGA
- a CDS encoding tyrosine-type recombinase/integrase yields MALTDVAVRNAKPGPKTIRLKDERGLHLEISPKGGKWWRLRYWISGKERLISLGTYPDTSLKDARERRDEARKLIANGIDPSQTRKEEKAGIAAVAVTFEKVAREWFSKFKENWTDSHADRTIRRFEMDVFPWIGERPIRDILAPELLTTIRRIEARGAIETAHRTMQNCGQVFRYAVASGHAERDISADLRGAIPPSKEKHHASVTDPKDVAALLRIIETYQGSFVTMSALRLAPMLFVRPGELRHAEWSEIDFDKAEWRIPAAKMKMREQHIVPLCRQAIAIMRELHPLTGAGRYLFPSVRTSARPMSENTVNAALRRLGYAKDEMTGHGFRSMASTLLNEMGWNRDAIERQLAHAERNSIRAAYNFAEFLPERRRMMQAWADYLEKLQAGAKVTPIHAAAGE; encoded by the coding sequence ATGGCTCTGACCGATGTTGCCGTAAGGAACGCCAAGCCCGGCCCGAAGACGATCCGCCTCAAGGACGAACGCGGGTTGCATCTGGAAATCAGCCCCAAGGGTGGGAAGTGGTGGCGTCTGCGTTACTGGATATCCGGTAAGGAACGACTCATTTCCCTGGGTACCTATCCAGATACTTCCCTCAAGGATGCCAGGGAGCGGCGAGACGAAGCCCGCAAGCTCATCGCCAACGGCATTGACCCGAGCCAGACCCGGAAGGAAGAGAAAGCCGGCATCGCCGCCGTCGCTGTGACCTTCGAGAAGGTGGCGCGGGAATGGTTCTCAAAGTTCAAGGAGAACTGGACCGACTCCCATGCCGACCGGACCATTCGCCGCTTTGAGATGGACGTTTTCCCCTGGATCGGGGAGCGCCCCATCCGCGACATCCTGGCCCCCGAACTGCTGACCACCATCCGCCGCATCGAAGCTCGTGGAGCCATTGAGACAGCCCACCGCACCATGCAGAATTGCGGGCAAGTCTTCCGCTATGCTGTGGCGTCTGGTCATGCCGAACGCGACATTTCCGCCGACCTCCGGGGAGCCATCCCCCCTTCCAAGGAAAAGCACCACGCCAGCGTCACCGACCCCAAGGACGTTGCCGCCCTCCTGCGGATCATCGAGACATACCAAGGCTCTTTCGTGACCATGAGCGCGTTGCGGCTGGCCCCTATGCTGTTCGTGCGCCCTGGCGAACTGCGCCATGCGGAATGGTCGGAGATTGACTTCGACAAGGCAGAATGGCGCATCCCGGCCGCCAAGATGAAAATGAGGGAACAGCACATTGTCCCCCTCTGCCGGCAGGCCATCGCCATCATGCGTGAACTGCATCCCCTGACCGGGGCCGGGCGCTATCTGTTCCCGTCCGTGCGGACCTCGGCAAGGCCCATGTCGGAAAATACGGTCAACGCCGCCCTACGCCGCCTGGGCTATGCCAAGGACGAAATGACCGGCCACGGGTTCCGCAGTATGGCTTCTACCCTGCTCAATGAAATGGGCTGGAACAGGGACGCCATCGAACGGCAGCTTGCCCACGCCGAACGCAACTCTATCCGGGCCGCCTACAACTTTGCCGAATTTCTGCCCGAGCGCCGCCGCATGATGCAGGCATGGGCGGATTACCTGGAAAAGCTCCAGGCCGGGGCGAAGGTGACGCCGATTCACGCGGCAGCTGGCGAGTAG
- a CDS encoding pyridoxal phosphate-dependent aminotransferase, whose translation MYFPQSADHPFSLSMPQPPYSSVSTDTGRVPGFRTVPRTGVIHVMHRARAEGFTPDHPEWANLGQGAPSTTRLPDAPQRIECIACNAWDQEYAPVAGRQDLRMQVAEFYNHFHRQGKRSKYTWRNVCIAPGGRAALTRIAAALGNINLGHFIPDYTAYEELLSVFRSFTPIPILLDPANAYRMAPSTLEREIVSRGLGALLASNPSNPTGRLVAGEELRQWVELSRFHGCALIMDEFYSHYVYGRSELRVSAAEFVEDVERDPVVVVDGVTKNWRYPGWRVGWVVGPSEVIEAMASAGSFLDGGANHPVQRAAATLLSPEVAEREIAAIRMEFGHKRDYLLRELGRLGFVIEAVPEGAFYVWANLKALPGEFREAMVFFERALEEKVIVVPGVFFDVNPDRRRPHSCYRNHIRLSFGPDMEVLRRGVARLERMLRRHA comes from the coding sequence ATGTATTTCCCGCAGTCCGCCGACCATCCTTTTTCGCTTTCCATGCCCCAGCCGCCGTACTCGTCCGTTTCGACCGACACCGGCCGCGTCCCCGGCTTTCGGACCGTGCCGCGCACAGGCGTTATCCATGTCATGCACCGCGCCCGGGCCGAGGGCTTCACGCCTGACCATCCGGAGTGGGCCAACCTCGGGCAGGGCGCGCCATCCACCACGCGGCTTCCCGATGCCCCGCAGCGCATCGAGTGCATCGCCTGCAACGCCTGGGACCAGGAGTACGCGCCCGTGGCCGGCCGGCAGGACCTGCGCATGCAGGTGGCCGAGTTCTACAACCACTTCCACCGCCAGGGGAAGCGCTCCAAGTACACATGGCGCAACGTCTGCATCGCCCCGGGCGGGCGCGCGGCCCTGACCCGCATCGCTGCGGCCCTCGGCAACATCAACCTCGGCCACTTCATTCCGGACTATACGGCCTACGAGGAGCTCCTGTCCGTGTTTCGTTCCTTCACCCCGATTCCCATTCTCCTGGACCCGGCCAACGCCTACCGAATGGCACCGTCCACCCTGGAGCGGGAGATTGTCAGCCGGGGGCTCGGGGCGCTGCTTGCTTCCAATCCGTCCAATCCCACGGGACGGCTGGTAGCGGGGGAAGAACTGCGGCAGTGGGTGGAGCTTTCCCGTTTCCACGGCTGCGCCCTGATCATGGATGAGTTCTACTCCCACTATGTCTACGGGAGGAGCGAGCTACGGGTCTCGGCTGCGGAGTTCGTGGAGGACGTGGAGCGGGACCCTGTTGTTGTAGTCGACGGTGTGACCAAGAATTGGCGCTATCCCGGCTGGCGGGTGGGCTGGGTCGTAGGACCGAGCGAGGTGATCGAGGCCATGGCCAGCGCCGGATCGTTCCTGGATGGCGGAGCAAACCACCCCGTGCAGCGCGCGGCCGCAACCCTTCTCTCTCCGGAAGTGGCGGAGCGGGAAATCGCGGCCATCCGGATGGAGTTTGGCCACAAGCGGGACTACTTGCTGCGTGAGCTTGGCCGGTTAGGCTTTGTCATCGAGGCTGTCCCGGAGGGGGCCTTCTACGTCTGGGCGAACCTCAAGGCATTGCCCGGCGAGTTCCGCGAGGCCATGGTCTTCTTCGAACGTGCCCTGGAGGAAAAAGTCATCGTGGTGCCCGGGGTGTTTTTCGACGTGAACCCCGACCGGCGACGGCCCCATTCCTGTTACCGTAATCACATTCGGCTGAGCTTTGGGCCGGACATGGAGGTGCTTCGGCGCGGCGTGGCCAGGCTTGAGCGGATGCTCCGCCGTCATGCCTGA